In Tenacibaculum pacificus, a single window of DNA contains:
- a CDS encoding tetratricopeptide repeat-containing sensor histidine kinase: protein MDNKYVFFILLMYVINSFSQKALDDLRNKTDSICRKVQIKSFCKVLELYKLKQYDSCYIYSNKALLDVTTTNQKDIIYYLQSISPTEKSLFKKALFSLDKISDTGRFASLKNLRLGYVYLNQQKYDKSILSLEKCLSSKDIMKDVEQRSMIYHNLAACYFYKKDFKEATFYYDKQLSLIQKNDTTSLIKLKMGMAYMYYDQYLDKQAIPLFKESYNLSQLHTDIVLKESTAFSMAVVEENRKRYKKSVKYYKESNRWKDSIWNKEKIWEITERDKKIAIAYKQQEIGIKNEEIKRQKIVQKGLVFGGILLLFLLGVLGFIYKKLRNNNKLIILQKEALSTANKTKDYLFSVVSHDLRSPINTIKRQHKKLEKHIENKDLPAIKQATQVAISVTQSTSRLLDNVLYWSLDQSNILSFIPEKNALHPIIEHLLFDYENLLSVKDISILSDLETGIFGLIDKESLKIVLRNLIDNSMKYMKGSGSISIKMKMYSENQASIEIKDTGIGISPEKLKEINSLKNLSITKIDHSKGVGLGLLLCQTLIKKNKGTLFFESKQGTYTKAIILLPLA from the coding sequence ATGGATAATAAATACGTGTTTTTTATTTTATTGATGTACGTAATAAATTCTTTTTCTCAAAAAGCATTAGACGATTTGAGAAATAAGACAGATTCTATTTGCAGAAAAGTTCAAATAAAATCTTTTTGCAAAGTTCTTGAACTTTATAAATTAAAACAATACGATTCTTGCTATATTTATTCAAATAAAGCTTTATTAGACGTTACAACTACCAATCAAAAAGATATTATATATTATTTGCAAAGTATTAGTCCAACAGAAAAATCACTATTTAAAAAGGCACTGTTTAGCCTTGATAAAATATCAGATACAGGGCGTTTTGCTTCTTTAAAAAATTTAAGACTCGGTTATGTTTACTTAAATCAACAAAAATATGATAAATCAATTTTAAGCTTAGAGAAATGCTTATCATCTAAAGATATTATGAAAGATGTTGAGCAAAGATCAATGATCTATCATAATTTAGCAGCATGTTATTTTTATAAAAAAGACTTTAAAGAAGCTACTTTTTATTATGATAAACAGCTTTCTTTAATTCAAAAAAATGATACCACTTCTTTGATTAAATTAAAAATGGGAATGGCATATATGTATTATGATCAATATTTAGACAAACAAGCGATTCCCTTATTTAAAGAAAGTTATAATTTATCACAATTGCATACTGATATCGTATTAAAGGAAAGCACTGCTTTTAGTATGGCCGTGGTAGAAGAAAATAGAAAACGCTATAAAAAAAGTGTTAAGTATTATAAAGAAAGTAATCGCTGGAAAGATTCTATTTGGAATAAAGAGAAAATTTGGGAAATTACCGAAAGAGATAAAAAAATTGCCATTGCTTATAAACAGCAAGAAATAGGAATTAAAAATGAAGAAATAAAACGACAAAAAATAGTTCAAAAAGGGTTGGTTTTTGGCGGAATTTTATTATTATTTCTTTTAGGTGTTTTAGGTTTTATCTATAAAAAATTACGAAATAATAATAAACTAATTATATTACAAAAGGAGGCTTTAAGTACGGCTAATAAAACAAAAGATTATTTATTTTCGGTCGTTTCACACGATTTACGATCGCCTATAAATACTATAAAAAGACAGCATAAAAAATTAGAAAAACATATTGAAAATAAAGATTTACCTGCAATTAAACAAGCAACTCAAGTAGCTATTTCGGTTACACAAAGTACGAGTCGTTTATTGGATAATGTATTATATTGGTCGCTAGATCAAAGTAATATTTTAAGTTTTATTCCCGAAAAAAATGCCTTACACCCAATAATAGAACATCTTTTGTTTGATTATGAAAATTTACTAAGTGTTAAAGATATTTCTATTTTAAGTGATTTAGAAACAGGTATATTTGGTTTAATAGATAAAGAATCTTTAAAAATTGTACTGCGAAACTTAATAGATAATTCGATGAAATACATGAAAGGTTCAGGAAGTATTTCGATTAAAATGAAAATGTATTCAGAAAACCAAGCATCGATTGAAATTAAAGATACAGGAATTGGGATTTCACCAGAAAAACTTAAAGAAATAAATTCTTTGAAAAATTTATCTATAACTAAAATAGACCATTCAAAAGGAGTTGGATTGGGCTTATTATTGTGTCAAACATTGATTAAAAAAAATAAAGGAACTTTGTTTTTTGAAAGTAAGCAAGGAACTTATACAAAGGCTATTATTTTATTGCCTTTAGCGTAG
- a CDS encoding response regulator codes for MKGVISLSEARDYEIIHVKNTRDSEKELKNRFFDIILLYIMIDGESRGISLAHRLNKEHIEMPFLFLTSIQNKIPQLSDNRKIADVLKYFLV; via the coding sequence GTGAAAGGGGTAATAAGTTTATCAGAGGCACGTGATTATGAAATTATTCATGTAAAAAATACTAGAGATTCTGAAAAAGAACTAAAAAACCGTTTTTTTGACATAATTCTTTTATATATTATGATTGATGGAGAATCACGAGGTATTTCGTTAGCACACAGATTAAATAAAGAACATATTGAAATGCCTTTTTTGTTTTTAACAAGTATACAAAATAAAATCCCACAATTATCTGATAATCGTAAAATTGCTGACGTATTAAAATATTTTTTAGTGTAA